The following DNA comes from Streptomyces sp. NBC_00690.
GCTCTTCCTGGTCTTCCGTGGGCTGGTGGCAGCGTTCGTACCGCTGCTGGGCGGCTTTGTCTCGCTGCTGCTGACCATGGCGGGACTGCGGCTGACCACCGACTTCATGAACGTCTCCGCCGGCGCGATGAGTCTGTCGTTCGCCCTGGGGCTCGGCCTGTCGATCGACTTCGGGCTGCTGATCGTCTCGCGGTTCCGCGATGAGTTGGCCGCCGACAAGGATCGGGGTGAGGCGCTGCGGCAGACGGTCGCCACCGCCGGCCGGACGGTGTTGTTCAGTGCGCTGACCGTGGCCGCGGCCCTGGCCGCGCTGACCGCGTTCCCCCATCCCTATCTGCGTTCGATGGGCCTGGCCGGTGTGATCACCGTACTGTCCGCCGCGCTGTTCGCGCTGGTGGGACTGCCGGCGCTGCTTGCCGTGCTCGGTCACCGCATCAACTCGTTGGCACCGCGCCGCTGGCAGCGCTCCGCCGGCACGGCTGCCGCGACCGAGGGCCGTTGGCACCGGATGGCCTCGGCGGTGATGCGGCGCCCCGGCATCTTCGCCGTGGTGGCCACCGCGATCCTGCTGCTCATCGCCTCCCCGCTCGCCGGGGTGCGCTTCACCGGTGTGGACCCCGCCCTCCTGCCGAAGGAGACCAGCGCCGGTCAGGTCGCCGCGGTCCTGGAGAAGGAGTACGACGACGCGGGTACCGCACCCCTCCAGATCGTGCTGGCCACCGGTGACTTGGCGCCCGACAACTCCCGGCTGAACGACTACGTCGCACGGATCAAGGACGTGCCCGGCGTTGAGGCCGTGGCAGCGCCCTTCAAGCTGGACGAACGGCACTGGGAGATCGACGCCGTGGTGGCGGGCAACCCGCTGGACGACACGGCACAGGAGTCCGTCGACGCCGTACAGGACCTGAAGGCGCCCTACTCGGCGGCCTACACCGGTGTCACCGCCGACTTCCTGGCGCAGCGTTCGACGATCGGTGACAGTCTGCCGCTCGCCGCCGCCATCCTGGCGGGAGTCACCCTGCTGTTGCTGTTCGCGTTCTCCGGTGCCGTGGTGTTGCCGCTGATGGCGCTGGTGATGAACCTGCTGTCGACCGGTGCCGCCTTCGGATTCCTGGTCTGGGTGTTCCAGGACGGCAACCTCGGCTTCTCGCCGCAGAATGGTCTGGAGGCCACCACTCCGCTGTTGGTCTTCGCCCTCGCGTTCGGTCTGTCGACGGACTACAACGTCTTCCTGCTGAGTCGGATCAAGGAGGCCCGGGCGCAGGGCATGGACGATCGGGCCGCGGTGGCGTACGGACTGTCACGGACCGGGTCCATCGTGACCTCTGCCGCCGTGTTGTTCTGCGTGCCCGTGGGTGCGCTGGCGCTGTCCCGACTGGTTTTCATCCAGGAGTTGGGGCTCGGTGCCGCGTTCGCCGTACTGCTGGACGCAACGCTGGTCCGGGCGCTGTTGGTGCCGTCGCTGATGGCACTGCTCGGTGCTGCCGCGTGGTGGGCGCCGGCGCCGTTGCGCAAGCTCCACCAGGCTGTCTTCCCGCACCGCTCGAAGAGCGAATCCCCCGTGGCCAGCGATGAGTCCGAGCCGCGCGAGCCGGTGGCCGCTCCCGTCGGCTAGCCACGAATGACGTGCCGTCATGGGGCGGCATAAGAGTCCATGGGTTGGTGCGCAAGAGTCCAAACGGGGCTCTTGCGCACCGTGCGTCCCAGCGGCCAGGGTCCTTCACGAGGTCGAGATGACCGGCAGCGCACCATCAGCTCTCGTGGAGGCTCGATGAACGACGCAGCATCCTTCCCCGCCGAGGGGAACCACCTCGAAACCCCGGGCGAGCTGCCCGACACCACCGCGGGCGGCACCGACGGCCCGCCGAGCCGTCGCTCCGTGCTGCGGACCTCGGCGGGAGTCGCCGGCGCGGGACTCGCCTTCGGCGCCCTGGGAACCGGGACGGCCGCTGCTGCTGCGACCGACGGCGCCGGGGCGGCAGGCACGGCCGAGAAGACACCCGCCCGGGCGGGCCGCACCATGGTGGGCGTACCGTTCGAGCGCCGCAGTACGGTCCGCGTGGGGATCATCGGTCTCGGCAACCGCGGTAGCAGCATGATCGACCTCTTCCTCGCCCTGCCCGGCGTCCAGGTGCGCGCCTTGTGCGACCCGGTGCGGGCCAAGACGGAACGGGCCGCGGCCAAGGTGCTGGCGGCCGGCCAGCCGGCCCCGGCCGTCTACTCCCACGGCGAGGAGGACTACGAGAACCTGTGCCGCCGCGGCGATCTCGACCTCGTCTATGTGGCGACCCCTTGGGAGGCCCACTTCGAGATGGCGAAGTCGGCGCTGTCGAACGGCAAGCACGTCGGTGTGGAGTGCCCCGTCGCCATGCGCCTCGACGAGTTGTGGGAGCTCGTCGATCTGTCCGAGCGCACCCGACGGCACTGCATGCAGCTGGAGAACTGCTGCTACGGCAGGAACGAGATGCGGGTGCTGCGCATGGCGCACGCGGGCAAGTTCGGCGAGTTGCTCCACGCCGCGGGCGCCTACAACCACGACCTGCGCCAGTTGATGTTCGACCCGGACTACTACGAGGGCCCCTGGCGGCGGCAGTGGCACACCCGGTTGCGCGGTGACCTCTACCCCAACCACGGCTTCGGCCCGGTGGCCAACTACCTGGACGTCAACCGCGGCGACCGGGTGGTGAGCATCTCCAGTTTCGGGACCCCCGCGCTGGGCCTCGCGGAGTACCGCGAGGCGAACATGCCTGCGGATGACCCGAGTTGGAAGGAGTCGTACATCAGCAGCGATCGGACGATCAGCATGCTCCGCACGGCTCGGGGGCGGGTCATCCGGTTGGAGCACGACGTCTCCACCCCGCACCCCTACAGCCGCATCAACAGCCTCGGCGGCACCAAGGGCGTCTTCGAGGACTATCCCGCGCGCATCTACGTCGAGCCCGATCACACCAACCACCAGTGGGGCAGCTTCGCACGGTACGCCGACTGGGACCACTGGCTGTGGAAGGAGCACTCCAACCCGCCCGGCGGCCACGGCGGCATGGACTACATCATGATCTTTCGTCTGATGCAGTGCATGCAGCTGGGTCTGGTGCCCGACTTCGACGTGTACGACGCGGCCACCTGGACGGCTCCCGTACCGCTCAGTCACACCTCGATCCGGGCCAAGGGCACACCACTGCCTATTCCCGACTTCACGCGCGGGGAGTGGAAGAAGCCTCGCACCGGTGTGGATTCGGTCAAACCTTCGAGCTGATTCGATGGGTCAACACACTCCGTAGGCAGGGGGAGATCGCCTACGTATCGGCCCAGTCGTCGAATGGACCCGGTGCTTCCGCGCACCGGGTTCTGGCGTGTTCTGTCCTGTCAGTTAATGAACGAGTTTGCCTATTAGGCGTCAGTACGGCGAGCCTTGCCGCGTGCACCAACCTCGACTTGTGCTGGGACGTCATGCAAATTCGCGACCTTCCGTATCTTGACCCAGGTGACCCAGACGTCCGGTCCGGAACCCGCTTGTTGATCTGGCTCGGCCGTCGCCAGTGGCGCGGCCAACTCGCCGGCCTCGGCTGGGCGTTGGTCAACCAACTGGGCGTGGCCGCACTGCCGTTGGGCGTGGGCCTCGCCGTCCAGGCCGTGGTGGACGGCTCTGGGAGACGACTGGCGTACGCCAGCGGACTGCTCCTCCTGCTGGGCGTGATCATCGCGCTCGGTGACACCATGGTCCACCGGGCGACCATCACCAACTGGACCACGGCCGCCGCCCGCATCCAACAGTTGCTCTCCCGCAGCACGGCGGAGCTCGGCTCCCTGCTCACCCGCCGTGTTCCGGCCGGTGAAGTGGTGGCGATCTCGACCGCGGACGCGGAGAAGATCGGTTGGTTCGTCGAAGCGCTCTCACGATTCGCCGCGGCGGCCATCGCCCTCCTCACCATCGGCACCGGACTGACCCTCTACCAACCCTCCCTCGGCATCATCGTGGCGATCGGCCTGCCCGTGCTGGCACTGGCCGTACTGCCCCTGCTGCCCATAGCCACCCGTCGGGCGGACCACCAACGCGAAAAGGCCGGCTACGCAACGGAGTTGGCGGCGGACACCGTCGCCGGGCTGCGGGTGCTGCGCGGCATCGGCGGCGAAGACCTCTTCCTCAGCCGCTACCGCAGGGCCTCCCAAGACGTGCGCGGCGCCTCGGTCCGCAGCGCCAGCATGTGGGCCCTGATCTCGGCGATCCAAGTCCTCCTCCCCGGCGCCCTCCTGTTGACGATCGTCGTGTACGGGGCGCAATTGGCCCTGGACGGACACATCGCGGTCGGTGAACTGATCACCGTCTACAGCGCCGTTCTGCTCACCGCCCATCCACTGCGCAACTTCGCGGAGATGGCCATGGCCTACTCCTACTCCAAGCCCTCGGCCGAGAGGGCGGCGCGGGTGTTGGCACTGCGCCGCACCGCCGACGCCGCACCGGCATCGGCCGCCCCCGTCGAATCCGACCCGTCGGAACGCCCCCTCGGCGGCGACCTCCACGATCCCGTCAGCGGGATCCTCGCCGCGGAGGGCCTTTTGACCGCCGTCGTCTGCGGCGACCCCGACCTCGCCGGAAGGCTCGCCGAACGGCTCGGCGGGCATCCGGCCACCGATGACACCAACGATTCCGTGCTGCTCGGTGGAGCGGCCCTGGACGGGATGCCCCTCCTTCGCGCCCGGGCGAACGTCCTGGTCCAGGACAAGGAGCCGGTACTGCTGTCCGGCACCCTGCGGGAACTGCTCGACGTGCCCTCGTCCGGCCGGGTCTCCGCCGCCGCCGCACTCGAAGCCGCCCACTGCGCCGATGCCCTCGCCGCCCTCGCCCTCGCCGGCGGGGACACCGGTGAGGACCCCATGGAGGCACGCATCACCGAACGCGGCAGATCCCTCTCCGGGGGGCAGCGCCAACGGCTCGCGCTCGCGCGGTCCCTGGTGGCCGACCCCGAGGTGCTCGTCCTGGACGAGCCCACGTCAGCCGTCGACTCCCACACCGAGTCCCGGGTCGCGGCCGGCATCAAACGCGTGCGCGCCGGGCGCACCACCGTGGTCTTCGCCTCGTCACCACTCCTGCTCGACCTCGCCGACCGAGTGGTCCTGGTGGACGAGGGGCAGGCGGTGGCGTGCGGCACCCACCGTGAACTCCTGCGCAGCGAACCGCGCTATCGAGCCGTGGTCACCCGGGAGACACAGGACGAGATCGAACAACGACTGGCCGCGATGGGCACCGACGGCTTCACCGGGGCAGCGATGAAGCGCACCGGCAAGATCCGCGGGCCGCTCGACACCGGTCCGTCGCCGCAGCACCGCGCCTACGGGGGGAACGAGGAATCCAGATGACCGATACGACCGATACGACCGGAGCAAGGCTCTTCCGGCCGGTGCCGCCGGAGTTCGACCCGGCAGCACCAGAGTCGGCAGCCACCCTCCCGGTCGCCGGCCGTACGACGGTACGGGCGTACGGCCGGCGCATGCTGCGGAGGCACCGGCGGGCCTTCGGCGCCCTGGTCCTCTTCAACACCCTCGCCGTGATCGCCTCCATGGTGGGCCCCTATCTGCTGGGCTCCGCCGTGCAGAAGCTGACCGACGGGGTGCGGGAGCTCCCGTTGACACGCACGATCGCCCTGTTCGCGATCGCGCTGGTGATCCAGGCCGTCTTCGTCCGGATGATGCAACTGCGCGGCGCGATGCTCGGGGAGGAGATGCTCGCCGATCTGCGCGAGGACTTCCTCGTACGGTCCGTGCGCCTGCCTCCGGGAGTGCTGGAGCGCGCCGGTACCGGTGATCTGCTCTCCCGCATCACCACCGACATCGACCGGCTCTCCAACGCCATGCGGGAGGCCGTTCCGCAACTCGCCATCGGCGCGGTGTGGGCGGCGGTGCTGATCGGCGGCCTCGCCGTGACCTCACCTCCGCTGGCCCTCGCCGTGGTGGTGGCGGCACCCCTGCTGATCGTCACCTGCCGCTGGTACTTCCGTCGGGCACCCGCCGCCTACCGCTCCGAAGCCGCCGGGTACGGCGCGGTCACCGCCGCGCTCACCGAGACCGTCCAGGCGGGTCGCACGGTGGAGGCGCACCGCCTCGGCGCCCGTCGGGTCGCCCTCTCCGACCAGCGGATCAAGGAGTGGACGGCGTGGGAGCGCCATACGCTCCATCTGCGCTCGGTGCTCTTCCCGGTGATCACCCTGACCCACACCACGGTCCTGGTGTCCGTCCTGCTGATCGGCGGCAGCCTGGCCCTCCAGGGCTGGCTCACCATCGGCCAGCTGACGACGGGCGCACTCCTGGCACAGATGTTGGTCGACCCGGTCTCGCTGGTACTGCGCTGGTACGACGAGCTCCAGGTGGCCCAGGTCTCCCTGGCCAGGTTGGTCGGGGTGCGGGAGATCGAACCGGACGCGGGTGACGGGGCGGTTCGACCCGATGGGCGCGCCGTAGAGGCACACGGGGTGCACTTCGGCTATCGCGAGGGGGTGGACGTCCTGCGCGAGGTGTCCCTCTCGGTCACCCCGGGTACGCGGCTCGCCCTGGTGGGTCCCTCGGGCGCGGGCAAGTCGACCCTGGGGCGGCTGCTCGCGGGCATCTACGCCCCGCGCAAGGGCAGTGTCTCGCTCGGTGACGCGGAGCTGTCCCAGATGACCGCCGAGCGGGTGCGCGAGCACGTGGCCCTGGTCAATCAGGAGCACCACGTCTTCGTGGGCTCGCTCCGGGACAATCTTTTGCTCGCCCGGTCCGACGCGGACGAGTCAGAACTGTGGGCGGCGCTCTCCGCGGTCGACGCGGACGGCTGGGCGAGCACGCTGGAGGAGCGGCTCGACACCGTGGTCGGCTCCGGTGGTCTGGCGCTGACTCCGGCGCAGGCGCAGCAGATAGCGCTGGCCCGATTGGTGTTGGCAGATCCGCACACCCTCGTCCTGGACGAGGCGACCTCGCTGCTGGACCCGCGGGCCGCCCGTGACCTGGAGCGTTCGCTCTCCCGTGTGCTGGAGGGCCGTACGGTCGTCGCGATCGCGCACCGGCTCCACACCGCCCATGACGCGGATGTGATCGCGGTGGTGGAGGAGGGCAGGATCAGCGAGTTGGGCAGCCATGACGAACTGGTGGCGGCCGATGGTGCGTACGCCGCGCTCTGGCGGTCCTGGCACGGCTGACCACCGACGCCGCTGGGCGCAGAAGTGATCATGGGGGGCCGCTCGGACACCGGGCGGTCCCTCCACGCTTACGGGCGGGGTCAAACTCAGGGCCGACGGGCCACAGGATCACCCCAGCGGGCGACGGACACAGCCGCAGTCGTTCCCGAGCGCCCCCGGTCGGCGTCAGATCACATTGAGCGCCGCTGCCCCGCCCACTCCCCCGAGCAGCATGAACGCCGGCATCAACACCTTCAGCTCCACCCAGCTGCCCGCCCGGAACCGCATCGCCTTCGGCGGCCCGATCGGATACCAGCGCTTCCGGCCCAGCGGGATCGGCCACAGGATGGGGCAACCGGAGACGGTCAGCGCATCGCCGATGCAATGGACGAGGGCACCGAGCACGATGGGCAGCCCGAGCCAGAGGTACTCCTGCCCGGGGGCGCTGAACAACCAGTCCGCGCCGTTGCCCGGCTTGTCCAGCAGCCCCGCCAGGATCCATGCGCTCGTGGCCCCGAGCAACCACACCAGGACATCGCTGGAGACCCGGGCCGCGCGCCACAGCAGGCCCTCGACCGCCAGCACCAGATGGACGAAAAGCAGTCCCAGAACGGCCCAGCGGCCACCGGTGACCGCCAGCGCGGAGGCGCCGCCACCGATCATCACCGCCCAGAGCCAGGTGTGGGTCAGGGTGCGGTGACCGCCGGTCCTGCGCTTGTCACCCGGCTTCTTCGTCGCCTGGTAGACGGCGAACGAGAGTTTGTCGACGATCTCGCACAGACCGCGGGATATCGGTCCGAAGGCCCGGGATATCGTCGCCGCCTTGTGGTCCAGATCGGGAGCGAGTGCCGCTCCCGCGCAGATCAGGGCGCCGACGACGAGCACGGGCCAGGGCATCGGATGTCCCGCTGCGGCGGTCGCCGCGCCCACCCCCAGCCACGCCGCGGCTCCCGACAGTGAGTGCGCAGGCCCCATCATGATCTTTTCCCCGCCCCCGCCGCTCGCGCGCCGTTCCCACCGCCGCAGCGGCCATCGCTCCTGCTGGTCAAGCCCAGTTGACTGGTCAGCGTATCGTTCGTGATCTTCCGTCCACCGGCCGGTTCCCTCATCGGGGCGGAAGACAGGCAAGATGGGGGCGTGACCCTTATCGATCAGCTGCCGCCGGATGCCGACCCCGATGCCCTCTTCGAGACCTTCTCCTCGTGGGCCGAAGACCGGGGCATCACGCTCTACCCGGCGCAGGAGGAAGCGCTGATCGAGGTGGTGTCCGGGGCGAACGTGATCCTCTCCACCCCCACGGGCTCCGGAAAGAGCCTGGTGGCGGCCGGAGCGCACTTCACCGCCCTGGCGAAGGACGAGGTCACCTTC
Coding sequences within:
- a CDS encoding MMPL family transporter, producing the protein MFSALGSALHRRRVAVLLLALLVTVLATAYGGSVSEKLSNGLSDYDDPGGGNVVARETIAKATGVDPQQGYLLLVRTDESLKPGVAPPATVKAAVELLRSRSEVKDVIDYSSAAGTGLISKDGRSTVVVGAVRTMEYQESVDAEKAIQEAIKDDPVLKDRTWLGGSTPGHVQVAKVSDEDVSNAELIAAPIILVVLFLVFRGLVAAFVPLLGGFVSLLLTMAGLRLTTDFMNVSAGAMSLSFALGLGLSIDFGLLIVSRFRDELAADKDRGEALRQTVATAGRTVLFSALTVAAALAALTAFPHPYLRSMGLAGVITVLSAALFALVGLPALLAVLGHRINSLAPRRWQRSAGTAAATEGRWHRMASAVMRRPGIFAVVATAILLLIASPLAGVRFTGVDPALLPKETSAGQVAAVLEKEYDDAGTAPLQIVLATGDLAPDNSRLNDYVARIKDVPGVEAVAAPFKLDERHWEIDAVVAGNPLDDTAQESVDAVQDLKAPYSAAYTGVTADFLAQRSTIGDSLPLAAAILAGVTLLLLFAFSGAVVLPLMALVMNLLSTGAAFGFLVWVFQDGNLGFSPQNGLEATTPLLVFALAFGLSTDYNVFLLSRIKEARAQGMDDRAAVAYGLSRTGSIVTSAAVLFCVPVGALALSRLVFIQELGLGAAFAVLLDATLVRALLVPSLMALLGAAAWWAPAPLRKLHQAVFPHRSKSESPVASDESEPREPVAAPVG
- a CDS encoding Gfo/Idh/MocA family protein, producing the protein MNDAASFPAEGNHLETPGELPDTTAGGTDGPPSRRSVLRTSAGVAGAGLAFGALGTGTAAAAATDGAGAAGTAEKTPARAGRTMVGVPFERRSTVRVGIIGLGNRGSSMIDLFLALPGVQVRALCDPVRAKTERAAAKVLAAGQPAPAVYSHGEEDYENLCRRGDLDLVYVATPWEAHFEMAKSALSNGKHVGVECPVAMRLDELWELVDLSERTRRHCMQLENCCYGRNEMRVLRMAHAGKFGELLHAAGAYNHDLRQLMFDPDYYEGPWRRQWHTRLRGDLYPNHGFGPVANYLDVNRGDRVVSISSFGTPALGLAEYREANMPADDPSWKESYISSDRTISMLRTARGRVIRLEHDVSTPHPYSRINSLGGTKGVFEDYPARIYVEPDHTNHQWGSFARYADWDHWLWKEHSNPPGGHGGMDYIMIFRLMQCMQLGLVPDFDVYDAATWTAPVPLSHTSIRAKGTPLPIPDFTRGEWKKPRTGVDSVKPSS
- a CDS encoding ABC transporter ATP-binding protein — its product is MQIRDLPYLDPGDPDVRSGTRLLIWLGRRQWRGQLAGLGWALVNQLGVAALPLGVGLAVQAVVDGSGRRLAYASGLLLLLGVIIALGDTMVHRATITNWTTAAARIQQLLSRSTAELGSLLTRRVPAGEVVAISTADAEKIGWFVEALSRFAAAAIALLTIGTGLTLYQPSLGIIVAIGLPVLALAVLPLLPIATRRADHQREKAGYATELAADTVAGLRVLRGIGGEDLFLSRYRRASQDVRGASVRSASMWALISAIQVLLPGALLLTIVVYGAQLALDGHIAVGELITVYSAVLLTAHPLRNFAEMAMAYSYSKPSAERAARVLALRRTADAAPASAAPVESDPSERPLGGDLHDPVSGILAAEGLLTAVVCGDPDLAGRLAERLGGHPATDDTNDSVLLGGAALDGMPLLRARANVLVQDKEPVLLSGTLRELLDVPSSGRVSAAAALEAAHCADALAALALAGGDTGEDPMEARITERGRSLSGGQRQRLALARSLVADPEVLVLDEPTSAVDSHTESRVAAGIKRVRAGRTTVVFASSPLLLDLADRVVLVDEGQAVACGTHRELLRSEPRYRAVVTRETQDEIEQRLAAMGTDGFTGAAMKRTGKIRGPLDTGPSPQHRAYGGNEESR
- a CDS encoding ABC transporter ATP-binding protein, which encodes MTDTTDTTGARLFRPVPPEFDPAAPESAATLPVAGRTTVRAYGRRMLRRHRRAFGALVLFNTLAVIASMVGPYLLGSAVQKLTDGVRELPLTRTIALFAIALVIQAVFVRMMQLRGAMLGEEMLADLREDFLVRSVRLPPGVLERAGTGDLLSRITTDIDRLSNAMREAVPQLAIGAVWAAVLIGGLAVTSPPLALAVVVAAPLLIVTCRWYFRRAPAAYRSEAAGYGAVTAALTETVQAGRTVEAHRLGARRVALSDQRIKEWTAWERHTLHLRSVLFPVITLTHTTVLVSVLLIGGSLALQGWLTIGQLTTGALLAQMLVDPVSLVLRWYDELQVAQVSLARLVGVREIEPDAGDGAVRPDGRAVEAHGVHFGYREGVDVLREVSLSVTPGTRLALVGPSGAGKSTLGRLLAGIYAPRKGSVSLGDAELSQMTAERVREHVALVNQEHHVFVGSLRDNLLLARSDADESELWAALSAVDADGWASTLEERLDTVVGSGGLALTPAQAQQIALARLVLADPHTLVLDEATSLLDPRAARDLERSLSRVLEGRTVVAIAHRLHTAHDADVIAVVEEGRISELGSHDELVAADGAYAALWRSWHG
- a CDS encoding metal-dependent hydrolase; translated protein: MMGPAHSLSGAAAWLGVGAATAAAGHPMPWPVLVVGALICAGAALAPDLDHKAATISRAFGPISRGLCEIVDKLSFAVYQATKKPGDKRRTGGHRTLTHTWLWAVMIGGGASALAVTGGRWAVLGLLFVHLVLAVEGLLWRAARVSSDVLVWLLGATSAWILAGLLDKPGNGADWLFSAPGQEYLWLGLPIVLGALVHCIGDALTVSGCPILWPIPLGRKRWYPIGPPKAMRFRAGSWVELKVLMPAFMLLGGVGGAAALNVI